The stretch of DNA CCCTCTCTCCATCAAGGAGGACTACGGAGCGCGGGCATACTCTGCACGCGGCTTGGCGCACCGGGTGTTGGTGCCCCGACTGATCGAGGAGCACATCGACATCCGCAATCGTGGTCCCGAGCCGCTCAACAATCAGCCGTTCTTCCGGTACAACCACGTGAGCGAGATCGAGCGTGTCAGGTATCCGGAGGCGCTCGAGCGACTGAAGGAGACACTCACCCGGGTGGATGCCCTCGACGCCGACGGCGCTGCGCTGGCACTGGCCGCGTTCGTACGCCAACGATTGCAGGCAACCGAGATGACGGTGATTCCCGTAGTCGGCGGGGCTGTCTTGAGCTTGGACCGCCTTGTTCGAGCGATGCAGACCTTCCTGGCAGAGGAGAGCGAAGGCGGCAAGCGCGCCCAAGCAGTCGTTGCGGGAATCATGGACTGCGCTTTTCGTGAGGTGGTTACCGCGCGCATCAACGACCCGTCTCGTCACTACCCCGGAGATGTCGTCGCCGTCGAGGACGGGGCGGTTCTCCTGAGTGTCGAAGTCAGAACGAAGCCCGTCAGCGCGGCAGAGGTGACTCGCATCGTGAGGGAATGCGCCGCAGCAGGTGTATCGCGGTGTGTCGTCGCAGCGTTCGCTCCTTCACAGGAAGTGCTCGATGAGGAGTCACTAGCCGCGGCAGCGCTGGCACGGGGCACTATCCTCAGGCTGCACCATTCTGCCGAGTCCATGTTGTACGCCGGTCTGTGTTGGCTCGACGGGGATATCGAGCCCGCCGTGAGCAATCTGCCGCAGCGTATTCTCCGACGCCTGGACGGAATCGAGGTCAGGCCAGATTCTCTTAGCAGTTGGGTCGACTTGTGCGGGGGAGACTGACGTCATTTGGCGAACATCGTTGTGTAGTCCATACACAGGGGGTTGTGTCTCTAACCCCGGCTTCCACCAGACTCGCTTCACTCGCAGGTGAAGCCGAAGCAAGTTAGCCCCAACCTGCTACACATGTCAGAGGTGTCCGCTAGGATCACAATGGCAATAGGTCCTGGACAAGTGTCAACATATTTGTTTACATAGTCGTTATCGCGGTAAGTACAGATTGGACCGGCGTGGAGGCTCAGAAGGTAGGCGATCGAACATGGATGCTTGTTACCAGTTCCGGTCAGTGCCAACCCAAGAAGTACCTCAAGAAGAACCGCGAGACTGCGCCAACGATGCTGGCGCGAATCCGTGACATTGACCAGAACGGACCCCCTCCGAACCAGGAACTGTTTCGCTGGTTGGATGAGCACAAACACCGGAACCTCCGATTGTGTGAGTACAAGGTCCACCATCCACGAGCATGCAGGGCATACGCAGCCTATACAGAAAGCGGATACGTAATCGTTCGAATTGAAGACAAGACGGAGAACGACCAGCAGTTCAACGACACGATGAAGTCGGTCAAGGCATCGATAGACGAGTTCCTAGGGGATGGCGAGAAATATGTCGACTAGTCTGCTTGACGATCTCAATGAGCTCATTGATGACGAAAGCGCTCAGCTCGAGTACAAGCACGAGCTGGCTGCCAGCGCGTTCACCAATGATGTTGCGCGCCTGATGGCCGACCAAGGCATTTCCCAAGCGGACCTCGCCCGCAAGCTGGGTGTTTCACGTGCGCGCGTTTCGCAGCTGATGCAGCACGCCTCAAGCCCCACGCTGCGCACCATGGTCGAGGTCGCGACCGCTCTCGGCTGTGACCTCGTACCGGGACTCGCCCCGTGCGGATTCCGCCCCGCTCGCTTGTACGTGGCGGATGGCAGCAAGAACGTCGCAGGGTACCGCCAGACCAAGCAGATCAGTGATGCGCTACGAGGACGTGTGGCTCAAGCAGAACGGATAGCTGTATGAGCTCGAACATCGACTCAATCCTAAAGTTGAATGACTTCAGGGCGATGAAGACCTACTTCGAGGTCAATCCAGGCGCGGGCACTTTCGAGAAGACGGACTTGAATCTCGCGATCGATATCGCCGTGCTTCAATCGGACGAGGCTGAAGACGACATGGCCGTCCAGCTCACGGTCGACGTAAACCGGGAAGAATCTCAGTTCGAGGCGGCGGGTTTCAAGGGCAGTGTAGTCATCGCCGGATTCTTCGATACGGCGGTTCTGAAGCGAGAGCATCCCGACGACTGGGAGCCGTTGCTCATCTACAACGGCGTTACTGTACTCATCGGGACAGTGCGCACCATGTATGCAGAACTCTCCGCCGCAAGTCCTGTTGGTCGTATTCTCATCCCGGCCGTGAACGTGGCGCAGATGCTGGACCATGCCAGCAAGAAGCAGGCGGATGGCGACGCGGACTGACCGCAGGTGAGCGTGACTTCAAGTTTGAATCGCAACACTGAGCCTTCCTGAGCGCCTTCCTACGATCGTGCATAGCATTCCTCCGGTGTCCGGTAGCCGTATCGCTTCCTCGGCCGTGAGTTGAGCTTCGCGGCGATCGCGTCGCAGTCGTCCATATCTCTCAAACGTCGGCATGGGTGGCTAACAAGGGTCTGGCTGACACGCACCAGGAGCCGATGCCGCGCGTAGCCGCCCGGGACGGGGTCGGGCGGCGAGTTCCGCAGCCGGGGAGGGCGCGAAGCGCCAGGGCCCCCGGCGAGGACTGTCTGAGCCGCGGACCCCGTCCCGGGCGGCTGCTCCGGCCCGCTACGCCAGTTCGCGCCCGACGGCCGCGGCGAACGGGGCGAGGTCCGCGACGAGCGCGCGCAGGCCGGGCAGGTCGAGCGACTGCTGCCCGTCGGAGAGCGCCTTGCGGGGGTCCGGATGCGCCTCGACCATGAGACCGTCGGCGCCGATCGCCACAGCCGCGCGGCAGACGGCGGGCACCATGTCGGCGTGGCCGACCGCGTGCGAGGCGTCCACCACGATCGGCAGGTTCGACAGCTTGTGCACGACGGGGACGGCGGTGATGTCGAGCGTGAAGCGCGTGGAGGTCTCGAACGTGCGGATGCCGCGCTCGCACAGGATGACGTTCTCGTTGCCCTGGTACGTGATGTACTCGCTCGCGCCGAGCCATTCCTCGATCGTCGCCGCCATGCCGCGCTTGAAGAAGACCGGCTTGCCCGACTCGGATGTGACCTTCCCGAGCTTCTTCAGGAGCGAGAAGTTCGCCATGTTCCGCGTGCCGACCTGCAGGATGTCGATGTAGGAGTCGACGAGCTCCGCGTGGGCGGAGTCGACGACCTCGGTGACGGTGAGCAGGCCGTAGCGCTCGCCCGCCTCGGCGAGGTACTTCAGACCCTCCTCCTCGAGGCCCTGGAACGAGTACGGCGAGGTACGCGGCTTGTACGCGCCGCCGCGCAGGATACGCACGCCGCACTCGGCCGCGACCGCGGCGACCTCCATGATCTGCTCGCGGCTCTCGATGGAGCACGGCCCGGCGATGATCGATATCGGGCCGGACCTCGTGACGGCGCCGATGGCGCATGCCTCCGTCATCGCCGTCACAGCTCCTTCATCACGTGGAGGACCGCCTCGTAGATCTCTCGCAGGCCGTCGGCGAAGAGCGGCCCGTCGTTGCTGCGCGTGAGGTTCTCGAAGATCTCCTCCTCGCGCTTGGGGTCGTACAGCGACCAGTTGACGGCCGGCTTGAGGTCGCGGATGGCGAGCGCCAGCTTCGCGCGCTCGTTGAGCAGCGCGACGATGCGCCGGTCGATGTCGTCGATCCCCTCGCGCAGCCGCGCGATGTTCTCCCGTGCCTCGTCGGTCTGCTCAGCCATGACGCCTCACTCCCACTCGATCGTGCCCGGCGGCTTGCTCGTGATGTCGTATGCGACCCGGTTGATGCCGGGCACCTCGTTGATGATGCGGTTGCTCATGAGCGCGAGCAGGTCGTGCGGGAGCCGCGCCCAGTCGGCCGTCATCGCGTCCGCCGAGGCGACCGCGCGGATGATGATCGGGCGCGCGTACGTCCGCTCGTCTCCCATCACGCCGACGGAGCGGATGTCGGGCAGCACCGCGAAGTACTGCCAGACCTCTCGGCCCTCGTCCCAGCGGCCTATCTCCTCGCGCACGATCGCGTCGGCGCGGCGCAGCATCTCGAGCTTCTCCTCGGTGATGTCGCCGATGATGCGCACCGCGAGCCCGGGGCCGGGGAAAGGCTGCCGGTGGACGATCTCGTCCGGCAGGCCCAACTCGGCGCCGACCGCGCGCACCTCGTCCTTGAAGAGGTGGTCGAGCGGCTCGATGAGGTCGAAATGCACGCCCGCGGGGAACGGGATGAGGTTGTGGTGGCTCTTGATCTTCGCGGTGGCCTTGCCCTTGCGCCCGCCGGATTCGATGACGTCGGGGTAGAGCGTGCCCTGCGCGAGGAACGCGACGCCTTCGAGCTTCGTCGCCTCCTCGAAGAAGACCTGCCAGAACTCCTCGCCGATGATCCGCCGCTTGAGCTCGGGGTCGTTCACACCCGCGAGCAGCGAAAGGTAGCGCTCCTGCGCCTGCACGTGGACGAGCGGGATGTGGAACTGGTCGCGGAAGACGCGTACGACCTCGTCCGCCTCGTCGAGGCGCAGCAGCCCGTGGTCGACGAAGACGCACGTCAGCTGGTCGCCGACCGCTCGGAAGACCAGCGCGGCGACCACCGACGAGTCGACCCCGCCCGAGAGCGCGCATATCACGCGCGCGCCGCCGACGCGCTCGCGGATGCGCGCGACGGCGTCGTCGATGATGTTGACCATCGTCCACGTCGGCGCGATGCCCGCCACGTCGTGCAGGAACCGCCTGAGCATGTCCATGCCGTGCGGCGTGTGGGCGACCTCGGGATGGAACTGCGTCGCGTACAGGCGCCGCGAGGGGTCCTCCATCGCCGCGACGCCGGTGGTCTCCGTGCGAGCACTGATGCGGAAACCGGGAGGCGGCGTGCCCACCGAGTCGCGATGGCTCATCCACACCTGCTGCTCGAGCGGCAGGCCGTCGAAGATCGCGCTGTCCTCGGCGAGCACCGACAGGCGCGCGAAACCGTACTCGCCGACGTCGGTCTTGGGAACGGCGCCGCCGAGATCGAGCGCCATGAGCTGCGCGCCGTAGCAGAGCCCGAGGATCGGCACGCCGAGGTCGTAGATGCGCGGGTCCATCTTGGGCGCACCGTCGGCGTACACGCTCGCCGGACCGCCCGACAGGATGAGCGCCGCCGGCTTGCGCGCACGCAGGTCCTCGATCGTGATGTCGTGCGGGACTATCTCCGAGTAGACCTTGCACTCACGCACCCGGCGCGCGATGAGCTGCGCGTACTGCGCGCCGAAGTCGACGACGAGCACCGTCTCCGGCTGCGCCTCGGGGCCGGACGCGGAGGGCATCAGCGGCCCATCCCCACGCCCTGCTCGTTCTGGAGCTTCTTGCCTTCGGTCTGCAGCGACGGAGCGACCATGACCTCGGCCTTCTGGAACGTCTTGAGGTTCTCGTAGCCGCATGTCGCCATCGAGGTTCGCAGCGCGCCGCAGAGGTTGAGCGTGCCGTCGTTCTGGTGCGCGGGGCCGAGAAGGACATCCTCGAGCGAGCCCTTCACGCCGGCCTTCACCCGCGTGCCGCGCGGCAGCTCGGGATGGAACGTCGCCATGCCCCAGTGGTAGCCGCGGCCGGGCGCCTCCGAGGCGCTTGCGAGCGGCGAACCGATCATCACCGCATCGGCGCCGCACGCGATCGCCTTCGCGACGTCGCCGCCGGCGCGCATGCCGCCGTCGGCGATGACGTGGCAGTACGTGCCCGTCTCGTCGAGGTGGCGCATCCTCGCCGCCGCAGCGTCGGCGACGGCCGTGCACTGCGGGACGCCGATGCCGAGCACGCGGCGCGAGGTGCACGCGTGACCGGGACCGACGCCCACCAGCACGCCGACCGCACCCGTGCGCATGAGGTGCAGAGCGCCCGCGTAGGAGCAGCAGCCGCCGACGATGACCGGGATGTCGAGACCGGCGATGAACGCGTTGAGGTCGAGTGGCTTGTCGTAGCTCGAGACGTGCTCGGCGCTCACGACCGTGCCCTGGATGACGAGGACGTCCAGGCCTCCGGCGAGCGCCGGCCCGATGTA from Coriobacteriia bacterium encodes:
- a CDS encoding restriction endonuclease, SacI family, producing MDYSRASSKLTIALRLARSDEPLPSEWIDCARDVAAEPYKTFTPFLGTALLAKAIDPHLDPLSIKEDYGARAYSARGLAHRVLVPRLIEEHIDIRNRGPEPLNNQPFFRYNHVSEIERVRYPEALERLKETLTRVDALDADGAALALAAFVRQRLQATEMTVIPVVGGAVLSLDRLVRAMQTFLAEESEGGKRAQAVVAGIMDCAFREVVTARINDPSRHYPGDVVAVEDGAVLLSVEVRTKPVSAAEVTRIVRECAAAGVSRCVVAAFAPSQEVLDEESLAAAALARGTILRLHHSAESMLYAGLCWLDGDIEPAVSNLPQRILRRLDGIEVRPDSLSSWVDLCGGD
- a CDS encoding helix-turn-helix transcriptional regulator, whose translation is MSTSLLDDLNELIDDESAQLEYKHELAASAFTNDVARLMADQGISQADLARKLGVSRARVSQLMQHASSPTLRTMVEVATALGCDLVPGLAPCGFRPARLYVADGSKNVAGYRQTKQISDALRGRVAQAERIAV
- the aroF gene encoding 3-deoxy-7-phosphoheptulonate synthase, whose amino-acid sequence is MTEACAIGAVTRSGPISIIAGPCSIESREQIMEVAAVAAECGVRILRGGAYKPRTSPYSFQGLEEEGLKYLAEAGERYGLLTVTEVVDSAHAELVDSYIDILQVGTRNMANFSLLKKLGKVTSESGKPVFFKRGMAATIEEWLGASEYITYQGNENVILCERGIRTFETSTRFTLDITAVPVVHKLSNLPIVVDASHAVGHADMVPAVCRAAVAIGADGLMVEAHPDPRKALSDGQQSLDLPGLRALVADLAPFAAAVGRELA
- a CDS encoding chorismate mutase, with translation MAEQTDEARENIARLREGIDDIDRRIVALLNERAKLALAIRDLKPAVNWSLYDPKREEEIFENLTRSNDGPLFADGLREIYEAVLHVMKEL
- the guaA gene encoding glutamine-hydrolyzing GMP synthase, whose amino-acid sequence is MPSASGPEAQPETVLVVDFGAQYAQLIARRVRECKVYSEIVPHDITIEDLRARKPAALILSGGPASVYADGAPKMDPRIYDLGVPILGLCYGAQLMALDLGGAVPKTDVGEYGFARLSVLAEDSAIFDGLPLEQQVWMSHRDSVGTPPPGFRISARTETTGVAAMEDPSRRLYATQFHPEVAHTPHGMDMLRRFLHDVAGIAPTWTMVNIIDDAVARIRERVGGARVICALSGGVDSSVVAALVFRAVGDQLTCVFVDHGLLRLDEADEVVRVFRDQFHIPLVHVQAQERYLSLLAGVNDPELKRRIIGEEFWQVFFEEATKLEGVAFLAQGTLYPDVIESGGRKGKATAKIKSHHNLIPFPAGVHFDLIEPLDHLFKDEVRAVGAELGLPDEIVHRQPFPGPGLAVRIIGDITEEKLEMLRRADAIVREEIGRWDEGREVWQYFAVLPDIRSVGVMGDERTYARPIIIRAVASADAMTADWARLPHDLLALMSNRIINEVPGINRVAYDITSKPPGTIEWE
- a CDS encoding GuaB3 family IMP dehydrogenase-related protein, whose amino-acid sequence is MEVEIGRGKTARRAYGFDDIAIVPSRRTRDPRDVDIHWEFAFGGKTFSFPLPVLASAMDGVVDPAFAVTMGKLGGLAVLNLEGIQTRFEDAAAKLDAIASFPDEEATRKMQEIYLEPVKAELVEKRVREIKDGGVLAAASLTPQNVERYIGPALAGGLDVLVIQGTVVSAEHVSSYDKPLDLNAFIAGLDIPVIVGGCCSYAGALHLMRTGAVGVLVGVGPGHACTSRRVLGIGVPQCTAVADAAAARMRHLDETGTYCHVIADGGMRAGGDVAKAIACGADAVMIGSPLASASEAPGRGYHWGMATFHPELPRGTRVKAGVKGSLEDVLLGPAHQNDGTLNLCGALRTSMATCGYENLKTFQKAEVMVAPSLQTEGKKLQNEQGVGMGR